The proteins below come from a single Ptychodera flava strain L36383 chromosome 6, AS_Pfla_20210202, whole genome shotgun sequence genomic window:
- the LOC139135850 gene encoding NUAK family SNF1-like kinase 1, with protein sequence MASPTINHERERRSGFRHHQHKHKLKQRFQLVKTLGEGTYGQVKLALEVTTSEKVAIKTIRKKKIGNIEDLERIRREIKIMTSLEHPHIINIREVFESNTKIVIVMEYASGGELYDYLNTVKRLPESECRRFFRQIASAIYYCHRNNIVHRDLKLENILLDEDYNIKIADFGLSSNFSYDSLLHTYCGSPLYASPEIVNGQPYYGPEVDCWSLGVILYALVYRTMPFDNSDFTKLTKQISEANYYEPANPSPASELIRNMLTVNPKKRATIEEICSHWWTNDGCDMLLGSQGPSPRRSPMMQRILQKMHNVSLSSDESFSDSDIVEGFSVERCRRSLTPSPRPQRKGILKNGMTDIIFGNVDSCGENEDEVLPGKQGILKNKQEHFIRVININAKPKRSILKKHSRYKGADSGCVLDDSGHDNRDENDEEDRKRKISSSSSEKVDDEDQGVRDLDFSGYDLQDPSYKHTCTIDATVRPKGILKKHIKTECRNTSHSIQTYKYTQTSSSCTHSSSSSKTVVRRKGILKHHSKYDSKQHATEKHAQDRNSSVDKQTSTACLSYQSPGLGDLINAKDKQITADFTCGSAGKITIKVECIDDDPVNGENDKCRREQEREEALDVYKQALKITQSLQ encoded by the exons ATGGCCTCACCAACGATAAACCACGAACGCGAACGGCGGTCGGGCTTCCGACATCACCAGCATAAACACAAACTCAAACAACGGTTTCAGCTGGTGAAAACACTCGGAGAAGGCACGTACGGTCAGGTAAAATTAGCACTGGAGGTTACGACAAGCGAAAAG GTGGCAATTAAAACCATCCGGAAGAAAAAGATTGGTAATATTGAGGATCTGGAGCGCATCCGCAGAGAAATTAAGATTATGACATCATTAGAGCATCCACACATCATTAATATCCGGGAAG TGTTTGAAAGCAACACCAAGATTGTAATTGTGATGGAGTACGCCAGTGGTGGAGAGCTCTACGACTACCTCAACACAGTCAAGAGACTTCCAGAATCTGAGTGCAGAAGATTTTTCCGACAAATTGCGTCTGCTATTTATTACTGCCATAGG AACAATATAGTGCACAGAGACTTAAAATTGGAGAATATTTTACTAGATGAAGACTACAACATTAAG ATTGCAGATTTTGGTCTATCAAGcaattttagctatgacagtctCCTACACACTTACTGTGGAAGCCCGCTCTATGCATCCCCAGAAATTGTCAACGGCCAGCCTTACTATGGACCAGAG GTGGATTGTTGGAGCCTCGGTGTCATATTGTATGCTCTGGTTTACAGAACGATGCCGTTTGACAACAGTGATTTCACTAAACTCACAAAACAAATCTCTGAAGCCAACTACTACGAACCTGCCAATCCATCTC CTGCCTCAGAACTCATCCGTAATATGCTGACTGTCAACCCCAAGAAGAGAGCCACCATTGAAGAGATCTGCTCACACTGGTGGACCAATGATGGGTGCGACATGTTGCTGGGCAGCCAGGGCCCGTCGCCAAGGAGATCCCCGATGATGCAGAGGATCCTCCAAAAGATGCACAATGTGTCCCTCTCTTCAGATGAGAGTTTCAGCGACAGTGACATAGTGGAGGGATTTTCTGTTGAGAGGTGCAGGAGGTCGTTGACTCCCTCCCCACGGCCGCAACGGAaaggaatactgaaaaatggCATGACGGACATCATCTTCGGGAATGTTGACTCCTGTGGTGAGAATGAGGATGAGGTACTCCCTGGGAAGCAGGGCATCTTAAAAAACAAGCAGGAACACTTTATTCGTGTCATCAATATCAATGCCAAACCCAAACGCAGCATTCTGAAGAAGCACAGTCGGTACAAGGGAGCCGACAGCGGATGTGTGCTGGATGACTCGGGCCATGACAACAGAGATGAAAATGATGAGGAGGACAGGAAAAGAAAGATTAGCAGCAGCTCATCAGAGAAAGTTGATGACGAGGACCAAGGAGTCAGGGACTTAGATTTCAGTGGCTATGATCTTCAAGATCcatcatacaaacatacatgcacTATCGATGCCACAGTCAGGCCGAAGGGAATACTTAAAAAGCACATAAAAACAGAGTGCAGAAACACATCTCACAGTATACAGACTTACAAGTACACACAGACAAGCTCAAGCTGTACACACAGTAGCTCAAGTAGCAAAACAGTTGTGCGCAGGAAAGGAATTCTCAAACACCACAGCAAGTACGACAGTAAACAGCATGCAACTGAGAAACATGCCCAGGACAGAAATTCATCAGTAGACAAACAGACAAGCACTGCTTGCCTCTCCTACCAGAGCCCTGGTCTGGGAGATTTAATCAATGCCAAAGACAAACAAATCACAGCTGATTTCACTTGTGGCAGTGCCGGCAAAATCACAATCAAAGTAGAGTGTATTGACGATGACCCTGTGAATGGGGAGAATGATAAATGCAGACGA